One genomic region from Terasakiella sp. SH-1 encodes:
- the cobU gene encoding bifunctional adenosylcobinamide kinase/adenosylcobinamide-phosphate guanylyltransferase yields MGKVTLVLGGARSGKSAYAEKLIEEQGGGLYLATSRVWDAEMAERVQTHQARRNELWTTIEEPVHIHDLVEKTDKPMLVDCLTLWLTNIMDEEADITLETQKLCAALSAAKCDVVVVSNEVGLGIVPDNALARKFRDHAGRLNQAVAQVADRVLFIAAGLPLTLKE; encoded by the coding sequence ATGGGGAAAGTAACTCTGGTCCTTGGCGGTGCACGTTCTGGTAAATCAGCCTATGCAGAAAAACTGATTGAAGAACAAGGCGGTGGGCTTTATCTCGCGACCTCGCGCGTGTGGGATGCGGAAATGGCGGAACGGGTGCAAACCCATCAGGCTCGCCGAAATGAGCTGTGGACCACCATTGAAGAACCGGTTCACATCCATGATTTGGTTGAAAAAACAGATAAACCCATGTTGGTGGATTGCTTGACTTTATGGCTGACCAATATCATGGATGAAGAGGCCGATATCACCTTGGAAACACAAAAATTGTGCGCAGCATTAAGTGCAGCAAAATGTGATGTGGTTGTGGTGTCGAACGAGGTGGGGTTGGGCATTGTGCCTGATAATGCCTTGGCGCGAAAATTTCGCGATCACGCCGGGCGGCTTAATCAAGCAGTAGCGCAAGTGGCTGATCGTGTGCTATTTATCGCCGCAGGTCTCCCCCTAACCTTGAAAGAATAG
- the pdxY gene encoding pyridoxal kinase PdxY, with product MSILSIQSSVAVGHVGNSAAVFPMQRLGFQVWQVPSVLLSNHPGYDSHQGAPVPIETMRAMVDGIDELDHFVHCDAVLSGYLGSVESGQFVVETIKRVKENNPNSLYFCDPVVGDVARQLYVPNEAAAFVRDELVPLADILVPNNFELEYLTGRKQETLEDTLLAADMLRARGPKIILVTSVKGRKGHQATLSNVLVTDQGAWRVTVPQLALRAKGTGDVFAALFLAHRLRGEQPHTALELSTSTLFGLIDDTVRHDSDELRLIEAQAEYLNPSFHFDAVRVG from the coding sequence ATGAGTATTCTGTCAATTCAATCATCTGTGGCCGTTGGTCATGTGGGAAATTCCGCCGCTGTTTTTCCTATGCAGCGTTTGGGTTTTCAGGTTTGGCAGGTCCCCAGCGTCCTTTTATCCAACCATCCCGGCTACGATTCTCATCAAGGCGCACCTGTCCCCATTGAAACCATGCGTGCCATGGTCGATGGCATTGATGAACTTGACCATTTTGTCCATTGTGATGCGGTGCTGTCTGGCTATTTGGGCAGTGTGGAAAGCGGTCAGTTCGTGGTGGAAACCATCAAACGGGTGAAAGAAAATAACCCCAACAGCCTTTATTTCTGTGATCCGGTGGTGGGTGATGTGGCGCGTCAACTGTATGTCCCCAATGAGGCCGCCGCATTTGTGCGTGATGAACTGGTGCCTTTGGCCGATATTTTGGTGCCCAATAATTTCGAGCTGGAATATCTCACCGGGCGTAAACAAGAAACATTGGAAGATACCTTACTGGCTGCCGACATGTTGCGCGCGCGGGGACCGAAGATTATTTTGGTAACTTCGGTTAAGGGGCGCAAAGGCCATCAGGCAACCTTGTCCAATGTGTTGGTGACTGATCAAGGGGCATGGCGGGTAACCGTGCCGCAATTGGCCTTGCGTGCCAAAGGAACAGGGGATGTGTTTGCGGCCCTTTTCTTGGCCCATCGCTTGCGTGGTGAACAGCCCCATACGGCTTTGGAATTGTCTACCTCCACCTTGTTTGGCTTAATCGATGATACGGTGCGCCATGACAGTGACGAGTTGCGCCTGATTGAGGCCCAAGCCGAATATCTCAATCCCAGCTTCCATTTTGACGCCGTGCGGGTGGGATAA
- a CDS encoding CoA ester lyase: MAATARPRRSVLYMPGSNARALEKGRTLPADGLILDLEDAVAPDAKEVAREQIVSAVKEGGYGMREILIRTNGLNTPWGYDDIVAASTSGADAILLPKVESADTVRQVEAIMDASGAPADMKIWCMMETPRGMLHAEEIADSTDRMGGFVMGTSDLAKELRCAHTMMRLPFMMSLNVCILAARAANIAILDGVYLDLSDDEGFAEHCQQGFELGFDGKTLIHPKTVGKANEIFGPSEKEVEWSKKIIAAHAEAESEGKGVVVVDGKLIENLHVVTAKQVVAQAEAIAKMEADG; encoded by the coding sequence ATGGCTGCCACAGCACGTCCTCGTCGTAGTGTCCTTTATATGCCGGGTTCCAACGCCCGCGCACTGGAAAAGGGCCGCACCCTTCCCGCTGACGGTTTGATCCTCGATCTTGAAGATGCCGTTGCCCCGGATGCCAAAGAAGTTGCCCGCGAACAAATCGTAAGCGCGGTGAAAGAAGGCGGCTATGGCATGCGTGAAATCCTGATCCGTACAAACGGCTTGAATACGCCTTGGGGCTATGACGATATTGTGGCTGCATCTACATCCGGTGCCGATGCGATTCTGCTGCCGAAAGTGGAAAGCGCAGATACGGTTCGCCAGGTTGAAGCCATCATGGATGCATCCGGTGCGCCAGCTGACATGAAAATCTGGTGTATGATGGAAACACCGCGCGGCATGTTGCACGCAGAAGAAATTGCTGACTCCACAGACCGTATGGGCGGTTTTGTCATGGGTACATCTGATTTGGCGAAAGAACTGCGTTGCGCCCACACCATGATGCGCCTGCCGTTCATGATGTCCTTAAACGTTTGTATTCTGGCCGCACGTGCCGCCAATATCGCTATTCTTGATGGTGTTTATCTGGACCTGTCTGATGACGAAGGTTTTGCAGAACATTGTCAGCAGGGCTTTGAACTTGGTTTTGACGGCAAGACCCTGATCCACCCCAAAACAGTGGGTAAAGCCAATGAAATCTTTGGCCCATCCGAGAAAGAAGTGGAATGGTCCAAGAAAATCATCGCAGCGCACGCAGAAGCGGAAAGCGAAGGCAAAGGCGTTGTGGTTGTCGATGGCAAGCTGATTGAAAACCTGCATGTGGTCACTGCCAAACAAGTTGTTGCCCAAGCTGAAGCCATTGCAAAAATGGAAGCCGACGGCTAA
- a CDS encoding tetratricopeptide repeat-containing glycosyltransferase family protein produces the protein MVEQKTVIKKTLTQGEALEYALSCMRHHKWDDAAKLLTIMPEDESDILLAKARLAYGQKDNQTAFDIAADLLKDHPANDFAIAFLCMLWASSGDIGKTKPHLIRLQGVDNDDPGFWSDLCMVFYRGRNYISALKACNKALFLVQNWLDLWVMKGRIERDMGRPDQAVQSFLRALSLSPNNAQIYLYLHVCFYELSDYDKAIHFLKIAKSCGLTIPSVDLGEAHCLLKQGNLAKGFRKYRARYTENKISATKPEANIPFWKGQNLSGKKLLVFCEQGYGDVIQFSRFLIDIQNKGAEITFVCRKALVELMQHSYPNITICSKITDTSGFDFQSYLIDLAIYLDLSSHNIPHRRGYIPVPHHSPYHFPHDGKPKIGLVWEGSNQHLRDHIRSLNTSDLTSLLEEKKFDWISLQLAPKTPLPEQDNIFDYTGGLACFADTAKLIDQLDLIITIDTAVAHLAAAMGKPVWIMLDKSADWRWMDERTDSYWYDTVRLFRQHKFGEWRAVIRQIEKALKQHFPA, from the coding sequence ATGGTGGAACAGAAGACTGTGATAAAAAAAACACTGACACAGGGCGAAGCTCTGGAATATGCGCTTTCATGCATGCGCCATCACAAATGGGATGATGCAGCAAAACTGCTTACGATTATGCCAGAAGACGAAAGCGATATTTTGCTCGCAAAAGCCCGCCTTGCCTATGGTCAAAAGGACAATCAAACGGCCTTTGACATCGCAGCCGACCTTCTCAAAGACCATCCGGCCAATGATTTTGCCATTGCCTTTCTCTGCATGCTTTGGGCTTCAAGCGGAGATATTGGCAAAACCAAGCCCCACCTGATCCGCTTACAGGGCGTGGATAATGACGATCCGGGATTTTGGTCTGATCTCTGTATGGTATTTTATCGGGGCAGAAATTATATTTCCGCCCTAAAGGCGTGCAACAAAGCCCTGTTCCTTGTTCAAAACTGGCTGGACCTTTGGGTGATGAAAGGGCGCATTGAACGCGATATGGGCCGACCGGATCAAGCCGTTCAATCTTTTTTGCGTGCCTTGTCCCTCAGTCCCAATAACGCACAGATTTACCTCTATTTGCATGTATGTTTTTATGAGCTGTCTGACTATGATAAAGCCATCCATTTCCTGAAAATTGCCAAAAGCTGTGGCCTCACCATTCCATCGGTTGATCTGGGTGAAGCCCATTGCCTGCTCAAACAAGGCAATCTTGCCAAAGGGTTTCGCAAATATCGCGCCCGATATACAGAAAATAAAATTTCCGCAACCAAACCAGAGGCCAACATCCCTTTCTGGAAAGGCCAAAACCTGTCAGGTAAAAAGCTTCTGGTTTTTTGTGAACAGGGCTACGGCGATGTCATTCAATTCTCCCGCTTTTTGATCGACATTCAAAACAAAGGAGCCGAAATCACCTTTGTCTGTCGCAAGGCCCTTGTGGAATTGATGCAACACAGCTACCCCAACATCACTATCTGTAGCAAAATCACGGACACATCCGGCTTTGATTTTCAGTCCTATCTGATTGATTTGGCAATCTATCTGGATTTAAGCTCACACAATATCCCTCATCGTCGTGGGTATATCCCGGTACCTCACCATTCCCCTTATCATTTCCCCCATGATGGCAAACCTAAAATCGGTCTGGTTTGGGAAGGTTCCAACCAACATCTGCGCGACCATATTCGCTCGCTGAACACAAGTGATCTCACCTCTTTGTTGGAAGAGAAAAAATTTGACTGGATTTCCCTGCAACTGGCTCCCAAAACCCCTTTGCCGGAACAAGACAATATTTTTGATTACACAGGGGGCCTTGCCTGTTTTGCCGATACAGCCAAACTGATTGATCAGCTTGACCTGATTATCACTATTGATACAGCCGTGGCCCATCTGGCTGCCGCTATGGGCAAACCCGTCTGGATCATGCTGGATAAAAGTGCTGACTGGCGGTGGATGGATGAGCGCACAGACTCATATTGGTACGACACCGTACGCCTGTTTCGCCAACATAAATTTGGCGAATGGCGCGCTGTCATCAGGCAAATTGAAAAAGCCCTCAAACAACATTTCCCGGCTTAG
- a CDS encoding CHAD domain-containing protein, with protein MVVETRYYHLGDEHSAQEWGSIVATLAQGRKIGERVVEQTYLDTFDWAICRSGMTLVAEKAEEGIIRVMQDGKRGKFPDTLPVDNTPVWPADLPESKLGKKLAKLVGLRSFIELTQVKSEQIIVAVEDKKGRERVRLIVEVNFQRPAPRRKMIELGCRLRIECLAGYEKDFAKTLPRFAGLKATSQGDYFTTLMTHVGKTPKDYSSKLDIMLTREMRSDEALKTILLNQLDKIEVNIEGTIKDIDTEFLHDLRVAVRRSRSALSRMKGVLPITVQERFARELQWIGSITTPVRDLDVYMMDFPTYRAQLSAEQQVNLQPLYDFLCAQHKVARVQLITDLQSKRFTDFLSRWRTYLEKPLAQRPTAPIAGLDVGAVADKRIWKTYRRVITEGKAITVSSPAEALHDLRKTCKKLRYLLEFFASLYPPQEIGSLVKELKGLQQNLGDFQDLDVQAETLYEYSSQMMKTGENRPQVYMAMGVLVEGFMKRKGVVREEFYERFADFSSPLIEKEFRKLVGYEKKKKISLVVAQSGNQ; from the coding sequence ATGGTCGTGGAAACCAGATATTATCACTTAGGGGATGAACATAGTGCGCAGGAGTGGGGCAGCATTGTCGCCACCCTTGCCCAAGGTCGCAAAATCGGGGAGCGTGTGGTTGAACAGACCTATCTGGATACGTTTGATTGGGCCATTTGTCGAAGTGGCATGACCCTTGTTGCTGAAAAGGCAGAAGAGGGGATCATTCGGGTGATGCAGGATGGTAAAAGGGGGAAGTTCCCTGATACCTTGCCCGTTGACAACACCCCTGTCTGGCCTGCTGATCTGCCGGAAAGCAAATTGGGAAAGAAGCTGGCAAAGCTTGTCGGCTTGCGCAGTTTCATAGAGCTGACGCAGGTAAAATCTGAACAGATCATTGTTGCGGTGGAAGATAAAAAGGGGCGTGAACGGGTCCGTTTGATTGTTGAGGTCAATTTCCAACGCCCTGCCCCGCGTCGTAAAATGATTGAACTGGGCTGTCGTTTGCGCATTGAATGTTTAGCTGGTTATGAAAAAGATTTTGCCAAGACGCTGCCCCGTTTCGCCGGGTTGAAGGCAACCTCACAAGGTGACTATTTTACCACCTTGATGACACATGTGGGAAAGACGCCGAAGGATTATTCCAGTAAGCTTGACATTATGCTTACTCGTGAGATGCGTAGTGATGAGGCTTTAAAAACCATTTTGCTGAACCAGCTGGATAAAATCGAAGTCAATATTGAGGGGACGATCAAGGATATTGATACGGAATTTCTGCATGATCTTCGTGTTGCGGTGCGTCGTTCACGCAGTGCCTTAAGCCGGATGAAGGGAGTGTTGCCGATAACGGTGCAGGAGCGTTTTGCCCGTGAATTACAATGGATTGGTTCCATCACAACACCTGTGCGCGATCTGGATGTCTATATGATGGATTTTCCCACATATCGGGCGCAACTTTCTGCGGAACAACAGGTTAACCTTCAGCCCCTTTATGATTTTTTATGTGCCCAGCATAAGGTTGCCCGTGTGCAATTGATCACAGATTTACAGAGTAAACGGTTCACCGACTTCCTAAGCCGCTGGCGTACCTATCTGGAAAAACCCTTGGCCCAACGCCCAACAGCCCCAATTGCCGGGTTGGATGTCGGCGCTGTGGCTGATAAACGGATTTGGAAAACATATCGTCGTGTCATTACTGAGGGCAAGGCGATTACGGTTTCTTCCCCGGCAGAAGCGCTGCATGATTTGCGTAAAACCTGTAAGAAACTGCGTTATCTGTTGGAATTTTTTGCGTCGCTCTATCCCCCTCAAGAGATCGGCTCTTTGGTGAAGGAATTAAAAGGGCTGCAGCAAAACCTTGGGGATTTTCAGGATTTGGATGTACAAGCTGAAACCTTGTATGAATATTCTTCCCAGATGATGAAAACCGGTGAAAACCGCCCGCAGGTTTATATGGCTATGGGGGTGCTGGTTGAAGGCTTTATGAAGCGCAAAGGGGTGGTGCGTGAAGAATTTTATGAACGGTTCGCTGATTTTTCATCCCCGCTGATTGAAAAGGAATTTCGTAAATTGGTTGGATATGAGAAGAAAAAGAAAATCTCTCTTGTCGTGGCGCAAAGCGGAAATCAGTGA
- a CDS encoding extracellular solute-binding protein has protein sequence MGFKKAVLTSAFAVCLAFNATAAEKKHAVSMHEDIKYPAGFTHFDYTNPEAPKGGTIRLAALGSTFDTFNPFTLKGISATGAGLAYETLTVQSQDEPFTAYGLLAETIEMPDDRSWVAFHLRKEAKWQDGKPVVADDVVFSFNTLMEKGHPRYRFYYGDVAKVEALSARSVKFTFKNDENRELALIMGQLPILPKHYWQDKDFTKTTLEAPLGSGPYRVKSYESGRNVVYERVKDYWGNALAVNAGQNNFDEIRFDYYRDATVAVEAFKGGAFDYRYENVAKNWATAYDIPEVKNGLINKHRIDHQVGTGMQGFVFNIRRDKFKDPLVRQALAYAFDFDWANKNLFHNEYTRTNSYFSNSELASTGLPEGRELEILEKFRGRIPDEAFTQTYQAPKTDGSGKIRGNLKQAVMLLKQAGYVIKNKKMVHAKTGQNLDFEIIINASPVWERIVLPFKKNLSRLGVDVSVRIIDSSQYKQRTDTFDYDMIVDVFGQSQSPGNEQLNYWSSTSADRQGSRNSIGISNDVVDELTQMVVNAPSRDELVVRTRALDRVLLWNHYVIPNWHLKVARIVAWDRFGMPETYPKYSPGYTAWSYWWLDAEKDQNLQQKRSQ, from the coding sequence ATGGGCTTTAAAAAAGCAGTTTTGACAAGTGCGTTTGCCGTATGTTTGGCCTTTAATGCAACAGCGGCAGAAAAGAAACATGCAGTCTCCATGCATGAAGATATCAAATATCCTGCCGGATTTACCCATTTTGATTACACCAATCCTGAGGCCCCGAAGGGGGGGACGATCCGTTTGGCAGCCCTTGGTTCCACCTTTGATACGTTTAATCCTTTTACCCTGAAAGGGATATCGGCAACCGGGGCGGGCTTGGCGTATGAGACATTGACCGTCCAGTCTCAGGATGAGCCTTTTACCGCCTATGGCCTGTTGGCTGAAACAATTGAAATGCCCGATGATCGTTCCTGGGTCGCTTTCCATTTGCGCAAGGAGGCTAAATGGCAGGATGGCAAACCTGTTGTGGCGGACGATGTGGTGTTTAGCTTTAACACCCTGATGGAAAAAGGTCATCCGCGCTATCGCTTTTATTACGGTGATGTTGCCAAGGTGGAAGCTTTGAGTGCACGGTCAGTCAAATTTACTTTTAAAAATGATGAAAACCGTGAGCTTGCCCTGATCATGGGGCAGTTGCCGATTTTACCAAAACATTATTGGCAGGATAAGGATTTCACCAAGACCACATTAGAGGCGCCGCTGGGCAGTGGCCCTTATCGGGTGAAATCTTATGAGTCCGGGCGCAATGTGGTTTATGAACGGGTCAAAGACTATTGGGGCAACGCCCTGGCGGTGAATGCCGGGCAGAATAATTTTGATGAAATCCGTTTTGATTATTACCGTGATGCCACTGTGGCGGTCGAAGCATTTAAAGGCGGGGCCTTTGATTATCGCTATGAAAATGTCGCAAAAAACTGGGCGACGGCTTACGATATTCCCGAAGTTAAAAATGGTTTGATTAACAAACACCGCATTGACCATCAGGTGGGGACCGGCATGCAGGGGTTTGTGTTTAATATTCGTCGTGACAAGTTTAAAGACCCCTTGGTCCGTCAGGCATTGGCTTATGCCTTTGATTTTGATTGGGCCAATAAAAACCTGTTTCATAATGAATATACCCGCACCAACAGCTATTTTTCCAATTCCGAACTGGCCTCAACGGGTTTGCCTGAGGGGCGGGAGCTGGAAATTCTGGAAAAATTCCGTGGCCGTATTCCTGATGAAGCCTTTACCCAGACCTATCAGGCACCCAAGACAGATGGGTCCGGTAAAATTCGTGGCAATTTAAAACAAGCCGTCATGCTGCTGAAACAAGCGGGTTATGTGATTAAAAATAAAAAGATGGTGCATGCCAAAACCGGGCAAAATCTGGATTTTGAAATCATCATTAATGCGTCACCTGTATGGGAACGCATTGTTTTACCTTTTAAGAAAAACCTGTCACGTCTCGGCGTTGATGTTAGTGTGCGCATTATTGACAGTTCCCAATATAAGCAGCGTACCGACACCTTTGATTATGACATGATTGTTGATGTGTTTGGACAAAGCCAATCACCGGGTAATGAGCAGCTGAATTACTGGAGTTCAACTTCTGCGGATCGCCAAGGCAGTCGCAATTCCATCGGTATCAGTAATGATGTGGTTGATGAGTTGACCCAGATGGTGGTCAATGCGCCGAGCCGTGATGAATTGGTGGTGCGTACGCGTGCGCTAGACCGGGTTTTGCTGTGGAACCATTATGTGATTCCGAACTGGCATTTAAAGGTGGCTCGTATTGTTGCCTGGGACCGATTCGGTATGCCGGAAACCTATCCGAAATATAGTCCAGGCTATACGGCATGGAGTTATTGGTGGCTTGATGCTGAAAAAGATCAAAATTTACAGCAAAAACGATCACAATAG
- a CDS encoding tetratricopeptide repeat protein — translation MHLIFFLFLICLSTPAQATMEEAIRAVQAGNYQAALAEFHQYARHGNPVADYWIATMYMKGLGVEKNMDTALTYFHKSARQDHTPAMVVLGNIHLEGKTGKKNINLARGWFNKAAKAGDQYAMLRMGEMYIEGIGVAANPTIGIRYIKQAAKTGYPKARYILGLAYLQGIGVEADEQRALFWLKSAAESGFPDAIKLLKQVQN, via the coding sequence ATGCATTTGATTTTTTTCTTATTCCTCATCTGTTTATCCACCCCTGCCCAGGCAACGATGGAAGAGGCCATTCGCGCTGTGCAGGCCGGAAATTACCAAGCTGCCTTGGCCGAATTTCACCAATATGCCCGCCACGGCAATCCCGTTGCCGATTACTGGATCGCCACCATGTATATGAAGGGGCTAGGCGTTGAAAAAAATATGGATACGGCCCTGACCTATTTCCACAAGTCTGCGCGTCAAGACCACACCCCGGCCATGGTGGTCTTGGGCAATATTCATCTGGAAGGCAAAACCGGAAAGAAAAACATCAATCTTGCACGCGGCTGGTTCAACAAGGCCGCCAAGGCCGGTGATCAATATGCCATGTTACGTATGGGGGAAATGTATATTGAAGGGATCGGCGTGGCAGCAAACCCGACCATTGGCATTCGCTATATCAAACAAGCGGCCAAAACCGGCTATCCAAAAGCGCGCTATATCCTTGGCCTTGCCTATCTTCAGGGAATTGGGGTCGAAGCCGATGAACAAAGGGCTTTATTCTGGCTGAAAAGCGCAGCAGAAAGCGGCTTTCCCGATGCGATTAAACTGCTAAAACAAGTACAAAACTGA
- a CDS encoding YqgE/AlgH family protein — translation MNENKNISTDFTGQLLVAMPGMPDPRFEKTVIYVCSHSEEGAMGLVLNRLVQSLTFPDLLNQLDIDSHGMEGQIRVHLGGPVDEERGFVLHSPDYIKDSTVVVGARYALTATVDILRDMAVGIGPDKTMLALGYAGWGPGQLDQEILDNGWLTVPAEESIVFDDILDTKWERALGQLGIDPRLLLDEAGHA, via the coding sequence ATGAATGAAAACAAAAACATATCGACCGATTTTACTGGCCAGCTCTTGGTGGCAATGCCCGGTATGCCGGACCCGCGCTTTGAGAAAACTGTGATTTACGTTTGTTCTCACAGTGAGGAAGGGGCCATGGGGCTGGTTTTGAACCGCCTTGTGCAGTCTTTGACTTTTCCTGATTTGTTAAATCAGCTGGATATTGATAGCCACGGTATGGAAGGCCAAATCCGTGTGCATCTTGGTGGCCCGGTGGATGAAGAACGCGGCTTTGTCTTGCATAGCCCTGATTATATCAAGGATTCGACTGTTGTGGTCGGGGCGCGTTATGCCTTAACCGCAACTGTGGATATTTTGCGCGATATGGCGGTTGGGATTGGCCCCGATAAAACCATGCTGGCGCTGGGGTATGCTGGATGGGGACCGGGGCAGCTTGATCAGGAAATTTTGGACAATGGCTGGCTCACTGTTCCGGCAGAAGAAAGTATCGTTTTTGATGATATTCTTGATACCAAATGGGAACGCGCCTTGGGCCAGCTGGGCATTGACCCACGCTTGTTGTTAGATGAAGCCGGGCATGCGTAA
- a CDS encoding protein-disulfide reductase DsbD domain-containing protein produces the protein MPQIARYIITFIFFLLLTCAQNAGAQTSPWAGIDKTQVRLISSVSALGDQKTITLGLHFKMQKNWKVYWRSPGDAGYPPEIDWKDNPNIAHADIRWPLPERFVVLGLETVGYKDEVVYPLHLTLKSSQNPLDINTHVRFLTCADICIPVEVDLALSVPTGPAQASEHARLINKFESQVPTKNSTFGVNLSSAVLYTHENGKEGTLRLKLSSPTSFKAPDLLVEGPVELAFFKPIIKLSEDHQQALIDVPLDGLQFLEKPITDQNFTLTFSDQQTAFELISKVKTTQTSVPVETGFFSAAQETIAALPLFVVLAMAVLGGLILNLMPCVLPVLSLKVLGLVSHGGGNPMTVRLSFLASSAGIIFSFWVLAGALIALKISGASIGWGIQFQQPLFLITLSLIVILFACNMWGLFEIHLPSWLSDVGERSSHVHGLGGHFLTGAFATLLATPCSAPFLGTAVGFALSQGPLEILLVFSALGIGLALPYLLIATFPRLATMLPKSGQWMITLRKTLGLALLLTSMWLLSVLWAQVGLNAVLVLATLMSGIICVLAFKTRLKSLTAPLMLALFVAALAVPSFAQKEDIDQTQAEKLWVPFDLPTITKQVEKGNVVFVDVTAEWCITCQVNKNLVLYQGDAFKTLSQPGVIAMKADWTNPDETIASYLASFKRYAIPFNAVYGPAAPNGIVLPELLSEEDVLEAISKARG, from the coding sequence ATGCCACAGATTGCCAGATATATTATCACATTCATATTCTTTCTTCTGCTGACTTGTGCCCAAAATGCTGGCGCACAAACCAGCCCATGGGCCGGCATTGACAAGACTCAAGTCCGCCTAATCTCCAGCGTTAGCGCCCTTGGAGATCAAAAAACCATCACATTGGGCCTGCATTTTAAAATGCAAAAAAACTGGAAAGTCTATTGGCGCAGCCCCGGTGATGCGGGTTATCCGCCGGAAATTGACTGGAAAGACAATCCCAATATCGCCCATGCCGATATCCGCTGGCCCTTACCAGAACGCTTTGTTGTTTTGGGGCTGGAAACCGTGGGCTATAAGGATGAAGTGGTTTATCCCCTGCACCTTACGCTGAAATCCTCACAAAACCCGCTTGATATCAACACCCATGTCCGTTTTTTGACCTGTGCAGATATCTGTATCCCCGTTGAAGTTGACCTTGCCTTAAGCGTCCCCACAGGCCCTGCACAAGCCAGCGAGCATGCCCGGCTGATCAATAAGTTTGAAAGTCAGGTCCCCACAAAGAACAGCACATTTGGGGTTAATCTTTCATCTGCTGTTCTGTACACCCATGAAAATGGAAAAGAAGGCACCCTGCGCCTGAAACTGTCCAGCCCGACATCTTTTAAGGCACCGGACCTTTTGGTCGAAGGCCCTGTAGAACTGGCTTTTTTCAAACCGATAATCAAACTGTCCGAAGATCACCAACAGGCCCTGATAGATGTTCCCCTTGATGGGCTGCAATTCCTTGAAAAGCCCATTACGGATCAGAATTTCACCCTGACCTTCAGCGATCAGCAAACTGCCTTTGAACTGATCAGCAAAGTAAAAACCACCCAAACATCTGTGCCTGTTGAAACCGGCTTTTTCTCTGCTGCTCAAGAAACAATCGCAGCTCTGCCCTTGTTCGTGGTTCTCGCCATGGCTGTTCTCGGCGGCTTGATCCTTAATTTAATGCCCTGTGTTTTGCCCGTTCTTTCCTTAAAGGTTTTGGGGCTTGTCAGTCATGGCGGAGGCAATCCCATGACCGTACGCCTTAGCTTTTTAGCCTCCAGTGCGGGCATTATTTTTTCCTTTTGGGTTTTGGCCGGTGCCCTGATCGCCTTGAAAATCAGCGGTGCTTCCATTGGCTGGGGCATTCAATTTCAACAACCGCTCTTTTTAATTACGCTCAGCCTGATTGTGATCTTGTTTGCCTGTAACATGTGGGGCCTGTTTGAAATCCACCTGCCAAGTTGGCTCTCTGATGTGGGGGAACGCTCTTCACATGTTCATGGCTTAGGTGGACATTTCCTGACCGGGGCTTTTGCCACCTTACTGGCAACCCCTTGTTCCGCCCCTTTTCTGGGGACAGCTGTCGGTTTTGCCCTGTCCCAAGGCCCACTGGAAATCCTGTTGGTCTTTAGTGCATTAGGTATTGGTCTGGCTCTTCCTTACCTGTTGATTGCCACCTTTCCCCGCCTGGCAACCATGTTGCCAAAGTCAGGCCAATGGATGATCACCTTGCGCAAAACCCTTGGCCTTGCCTTACTGCTCACCTCTATGTGGTTATTAAGTGTCTTATGGGCACAGGTCGGACTAAATGCGGTTCTGGTCCTTGCCACCCTGATGAGTGGTATCATTTGTGTCCTGGCCTTTAAAACACGGCTCAAGTCACTCACCGCCCCCTTGATGCTTGCCCTTTTTGTTGCCGCACTGGCCGTCCCCAGCTTTGCCCAGAAAGAAGATATTGATCAGACACAGGCAGAAAAGCTTTGGGTTCCTTTTGATCTGCCGACGATTACTAAACAGGTTGAAAAAGGTAATGTCGTTTTTGTGGATGTTACCGCAGAATGGTGCATCACCTGTCAAGTCAATAAAAACCTTGTGCTTTATCAGGGTGATGCCTTCAAGACCCTTTCCCAACCCGGTGTCATTGCTATGAAGGCCGACTGGACCAACCCGGATGAAACCATCGCCAGCTATCTTGCCAGTTTCAAACGCTACGCCATTCCCTTTAATGCCGTCTATGGCCCCGCTGCCCCCAATGGTATTGTCTTACCGGAATTGCTCAGCGAAGAGGATGTTTTGGAAGCAATTTCAAAAGCAAGGGGTTGA